In one archaeon BMS3Bbin15 genomic region, the following are encoded:
- the hisH1 gene encoding imidazole glycerol phosphate synthase subunit HisH 1: MRIAIVDYGMGNLRSVYRAFEYAGARPVITSSVEEIEASDALILPGVGAFEDAMANLLPLREVIVDSAGKKPILGICLGLQLFFSESEESRLGESGLDIIKGKVVRLPKNVKIPHMGWNSIEIKKESRILEGIKDGEYFYFVHSYYAVPQEDVVVATTGYSVDVPAILEKDSVFATQFHPEKSGRAGLKIIKNFVEIARE, encoded by the coding sequence ATGAGGATAGCTATAGTAGACTACGGAATGGGAAATCTTAGGAGTGTTTATAGAGCTTTTGAATATGCCGGGGCCAGGCCTGTAATAACTTCCAGTGTCGAGGAGATTGAGGCCAGCGATGCTTTGATTCTCCCTGGCGTGGGAGCCTTTGAGGATGCTATGGCAAATCTTCTGCCTCTGAGAGAGGTTATAGTTGATAGTGCCGGGAAGAAGCCTATTCTGGGAATATGTCTTGGGCTGCAGCTTTTCTTCAGTGAGAGTGAGGAGTCCAGACTGGGAGAGAGTGGGCTGGATATTATTAAGGGTAAGGTGGTCAGGCTTCCCAAAAATGTTAAAATTCCACATATGGGCTGGAACAGTATTGAAATTAAGAAGGAGAGTAGAATTCTCGAGGGGATTAAGGATGGTGAGTACTTTTACTTTGTCCACTCTTACTATGCTGTGCCTCAGGAGGATGTTGTGGTTGCTACCACAGGTTATTCTGTTGATGTTCCTGCTATTCTGGAGAAGGACTCGGTTTTTGCAACCCAGTTCCACCCTGAGAAGAGCGGAAGGGCAGGTTTGAAAA